A region of Granulibacter bethesdensis DNA encodes the following proteins:
- a CDS encoding potassium transporter Kup, producing MSAAEKLAADEKKPTGLVMLLGALGVVFGDIGTSPLYAFKAALLHFQDDGSVINRLEVYGVLSMIFWSLVLIVTVKYVLLVMRADNQGEGGILSLMALAQRVANPGRMRRWLGMTGIIGACLFFGDGVITPAISVLSAVEGLEITYPAMQDYVLPIASVVIVALFMVQWRGTSIMGRVFGPIMAVWFLLIGLLGLLAILHHPKVLLALSPGYAGLLLIQHRLLAFIVLGSVVLAVTGAEALYADMGHFGGRPIKLAWLWVVLPALTLNYFGQGALILHDIKALDNPFFLLTPHWLRLPMVLLATAATVIASQAMISGAFSMARQCVQLGFLPRMTVRHTSETEQGQIYVPQVNSALLVGVLALVLTFRTSDNLAAAYGIAVTGTFLCTGILAVVVFRRQFGWSRRSVIVVFGFFFLLDSLFFASNMLKIPQGGYVPLVLGGLLMAMMTSWSAGRHLLMTRWRQDSLPLASFLARLPQSRILRVPGTAVFLTGNPDYVPGALLHNLKHNKVLHERVLFLTVKTLDQPEAGPDQHLEVEELAKNVYRVIIRYGFKESPNIPRDLDALRARGVPVEAMQVSYFFGRETIVAGKAPKMPLWRLWLFLVMARNAVPATEFFRIPSDRVVELGVRVPI from the coding sequence ATGTCGGCGGCGGAAAAATTGGCGGCTGACGAAAAAAAGCCCACTGGCCTTGTCATGTTGCTGGGTGCGCTGGGGGTGGTGTTCGGCGATATCGGGACCAGCCCGCTTTACGCCTTCAAGGCGGCTCTGCTGCATTTTCAGGATGATGGGTCAGTTATTAACAGGCTGGAAGTCTATGGCGTGCTGTCCATGATCTTCTGGTCCCTGGTGTTGATTGTCACGGTGAAATACGTGCTGCTGGTGATGCGGGCCGATAATCAGGGGGAGGGCGGTATCCTGTCTCTGATGGCACTGGCCCAGCGTGTCGCCAATCCGGGACGGATGCGGCGCTGGCTCGGTATGACAGGAATCATTGGCGCCTGTCTGTTCTTCGGGGATGGCGTCATTACCCCTGCGATTTCAGTGTTGTCGGCAGTGGAGGGGTTGGAGATTACCTATCCTGCCATGCAGGATTACGTATTGCCGATTGCGTCCGTCGTGATCGTGGCGCTGTTCATGGTGCAATGGCGCGGGACCAGCATTATGGGCCGCGTGTTCGGTCCGATCATGGCGGTCTGGTTTCTTCTGATCGGATTGCTGGGGCTGCTGGCGATCCTGCATCACCCAAAGGTGTTATTGGCGCTGTCCCCCGGTTATGCAGGGCTGCTGCTGATCCAGCACAGGCTGCTGGCCTTTATTGTGCTCGGTTCTGTGGTTCTGGCCGTAACCGGCGCGGAGGCATTGTATGCCGATATGGGACATTTCGGTGGGCGGCCCATCAAGCTGGCCTGGCTATGGGTCGTTTTGCCGGCCCTGACGCTGAATTACTTTGGACAGGGTGCCCTGATCCTGCATGATATCAAGGCACTGGATAACCCTTTTTTCCTGCTGACACCGCATTGGTTGCGCCTGCCGATGGTGTTGCTGGCCACGGCTGCGACGGTGATTGCCAGTCAGGCGATGATTTCAGGTGCGTTCTCCATGGCGCGGCAATGCGTCCAGCTGGGCTTTCTGCCGCGTATGACGGTGCGCCATACCAGCGAGACGGAGCAGGGACAGATCTATGTGCCGCAAGTGAACAGCGCCTTGCTCGTCGGAGTTCTGGCGCTGGTTCTGACCTTCCGCACCAGTGACAATCTTGCGGCGGCCTATGGTATCGCCGTGACTGGAACGTTTCTGTGCACGGGTATTCTGGCTGTGGTCGTGTTCCGCCGTCAGTTCGGCTGGAGCCGCCGCAGTGTTATTGTTGTGTTCGGCTTTTTCTTCCTGTTGGACAGTCTGTTTTTTGCCTCCAACATGCTGAAGATTCCTCAGGGTGGTTATGTGCCGCTGGTGTTGGGCGGGTTGCTGATGGCGATGATGACCAGCTGGAGCGCGGGCCGTCATCTTCTGATGACCAGATGGAGGCAGGACAGCCTGCCGCTGGCTTCCTTTCTGGCGCGCCTGCCTCAATCGCGGATTCTGCGTGTGCCGGGAACGGCTGTATTCCTGACTGGCAATCCGGATTATGTACCGGGCGCGCTGCTGCATAACCTGAAGCACAACAAGGTGCTGCATGAGCGTGTCCTGTTCCTGACCGTCAAGACGCTTGATCAGCCCGAAGCCGGGCCGGATCAGCATCTGGAAGTCGAGGAACTGGCGAAGAATGTCTATCGCGTGATCATACGCTATGGCTTCAAGGAAAGCCCGAATATTCCCCGTGATCTTGATGCGCTGCGGGCGAGGGGTGTGCCGGTGGAAGCGATGCAGGTTTCGTATTTCTTCGGTCGGGAAACCATTGTGGCCGGCAAAGCGCCGAAAATGCCGCTTTGGCGTCTATGGCTGTTTCTGGTGATGGCGCGCAATGCGGTGCCGGCGACCGAATTCTTCCGTATCCCCAGCGACCGCGTTGTGGAACTGGGAGTGCGGGTTCCGATCTGA